A genomic segment from Juglans regia cultivar Chandler chromosome 14, Walnut 2.0, whole genome shotgun sequence encodes:
- the LOC109008364 gene encoding UDP-glucuronic acid decarboxylase 5, giving the protein MATDTANGEHQTTTKPPPLPSPLRFSKFFQSNMRILVTGGAGFIGSHLVDKLMENEKNEVIVADNYFTGSKDNLKKWIGHPRFELIRHDVTEPLLIEVDQIYHLACPASPIFYKYNPVKTIKTNVIGTLNMLGLAKRVGARILLTSTSEVYGDPLVHPQPESYWGNVNPIGVRSCYDEGKRVAETLMFDYHRQHGIEIRIARIFNTYGPRMNIDDGRVVSNFIAQAIRDEPLTVQHPGTQTRSFCYVSDMVDGLIRLMEGENTGPINIGNPGEFTMLELAETVKELINPEVEIKMVDNTPDDPRQRKPDITKAKELLGWEPKIKLRDGLPLMEDDFRHRLGVATKK; this is encoded by the exons ATGGCAACGGACACTGCCAACGGTGAGCACCAGACAACAACCAAGCCACCTCCATTGCCGTCTCCACTGCGATTTTCCAAGTTTTttcag TCAAATATGAGAATCTTGGTAACCGGAGGAGCTGGATTCATCGGCTCTCACTTAGTCGACAAATTgatggaaaatgaaaagaacGAG GTAATTGTTGCTGATAACTACTTCACTGGATCAAAGGACAATCTTAAAAAATGGATTGGTCATCCAAGATTCGAGCTCATTCGTCATG ATGTTACCGAGCCATTGTTGATTGAGGTCGATCAGATTTACCATCTTGCATGCCCCGCTTCTCCAATTTTCTACAAATACAATCCTGTGAAG ACCATAAAGACAAACGTGATTGGCACCCTGAACATGCTAGGACTTGCCAAGCGAGTTGGTGCCAG GATTTTACTTACATCAACCTCAGAGGTATATGGAGATCCTCTTGTGCATCCCCAGCCAGAAAGCTACTGGGGAAATGTTAACCCAATTG GAGTTCGGAGCTGCTATGATGAGGGGAAGCGTGTAGCTGAGACCTTGATGTTTGATTATCACAGGCAGCATGGGATAG AAATTCGCATTGCTAGAATCTTCAACACATATGGGCCACGCATGAATATTGATGATGGGCGGGTGGTCAGCAATTTCATAGCCCAAGCAATTCG TGATGAACCATTGACGGTCCAACATCCCGGAACCCAAACTCGCAGTTTCTGTTATGTTTCTGACATG GTTGATGGCCTTATTCGTCTAATGGAAGGAGAGAACACTGGGCCAATCAACATTGGAAATCCAG GTGAATTTACCATGCTTGAACTTGCCGAGACAGTAAAGGAG CTTATTAATCCTGAGGTAGAGATAAAGATGGTTGACAACACTCCTGATGATCCGCGACAAAGGAAACCTGACATAACAAAGGCTAAAGAATTGCTGGGGTGGGAGCCAAAAATCAAGTTGAGGGATGGCCTTCCCCTCATGGAGGATGATTTCCGACACAGGCTTGGAGTGGCCACAAAGAAATGA
- the LOC108992926 gene encoding uncharacterized protein LOC108992926, producing MPRFDPWPVFFKREWNRNWPFLVGFAITGTIITKFSLGLSEEDAKNSAFVQRHKR from the exons ATGCCTAGGTTCGATCCGTGGCCGGTGTTCTTCAAGCGAGAGTGGAATCGGAACTGGCCTTTTCTGGTGGGGTTCGCCATCACGGGAACCATCATCACTAAgttctctctcggtctctcgG AGGAAGACGCGAAGAACTCTGCCTTCGTTCAGAGGCACAAGAGGTAG